One window of Deinococcus fonticola genomic DNA carries:
- a CDS encoding DNA-3-methyladenine glycosylase, giving the protein MLRPPFFDRDPVKVAREILGATLVRLTPDGHRLTGRIVEVEAYDCPRDPACTAGRFHAARSAEMAIAPGHWLFWMAHGHPLLQVSCREAGVAASVLIRALEPLEGLPLMLEHRPVTRERDLTNGPAKLVYALGLNPASIAHRPVNSPELHLLLPPGALPDDQVAVTARIGIAEGRTHPWRFVLKGSPWVSPAAPSMDLAQRENIQD; this is encoded by the coding sequence ATGCTGCGCCCTCCCTTTTTCGACCGCGATCCTGTGAAGGTCGCGCGGGAAATTCTGGGCGCCACCCTGGTGCGCCTCACCCCGGATGGCCACCGGCTGACAGGTCGGATCGTGGAGGTTGAAGCCTACGATTGCCCGCGTGACCCGGCCTGCACAGCGGGGCGTTTCCACGCGGCCAGAAGTGCCGAAATGGCCATTGCACCCGGCCACTGGCTTTTCTGGATGGCTCATGGTCACCCGTTGTTGCAGGTGAGTTGCCGTGAGGCGGGGGTGGCCGCCAGTGTGCTGATTCGCGCCCTGGAGCCGCTGGAGGGCCTTCCGCTGATGCTGGAGCACCGCCCGGTGACGCGCGAACGCGACCTGACGAACGGCCCGGCGAAACTGGTATATGCGCTGGGCCTGAACCCGGCCAGCATCGCCCACCGGCCCGTGAACAGCCCGGAACTGCACCTGCTGCTTCCACCCGGCGCGCTGCCTGACGATCAGGTGGCGGTGACGGCCCGCATAGGCATCGCCGAAGGCCGCACGCATCCGTGGCGTTTCGTGCTGAAGGGCAGCCCGTGGGTGTCCCCCGCCGCACCCAGTATGGATCTGGCGCAGCGCGAGAACATTCAGGACTGA
- a CDS encoding S41 family peptidase encodes MNPVAVSRKNRRPLTGWLSTTLASAALLLLPATHAQPLTSPAQQLFDQVNQIVQQNYGGLSTVDRSALASEYQTRLDNVCAAIKTTCPAEKAYPVIQAQISALGDEHSFFQTPEDFEDFLTTATGGERRQFGVKLAELDGQNRVVLEVIPESAAEAAGLRRGDLIQTLDSQPYRYEVLRQARLDGRTIRLGIDRQGQRLDITLTPKASSTRDLPRLTYTGPGNQIGVLRIPTFLAGGGVGQRVHDLVHEAQAHNAKGLVIDLRGDTGGSLTECDSAVSAFVPTFTRIARTSDGDLRTRVRGGVRLEDTRPPSSIRNAALWTGPVAVLVDRNSASCSEFFAFEVQYRKRGPVIGEETAGVGNTATRVFELLNSAALQLTITNYVKPDGTPYPTRITPNPLRAFTEDDTRRLTRGEDTGLSLALSALTSAPSLSADDLN; translated from the coding sequence ATGAACCCGGTCGCCGTTTCGCGAAAGAACCGCAGGCCTCTCACGGGCTGGCTGAGCACCACGCTGGCCAGCGCGGCCCTGCTGCTGTTGCCCGCCACCCACGCGCAGCCCCTGACTTCGCCCGCACAGCAACTGTTCGACCAGGTCAACCAGATCGTGCAGCAGAATTACGGTGGCCTCAGCACCGTCGACCGCAGCGCGCTGGCCAGCGAGTACCAGACCCGCCTGGACAATGTCTGCGCGGCCATTAAGACCACCTGCCCCGCCGAGAAGGCCTACCCGGTCATTCAGGCGCAGATCAGCGCCCTGGGCGACGAACACAGTTTCTTCCAGACCCCCGAGGACTTCGAGGACTTCCTGACCACCGCCACCGGCGGGGAACGTCGGCAATTCGGCGTGAAACTTGCCGAACTCGACGGGCAAAACCGCGTGGTGCTGGAAGTTATTCCCGAAAGTGCCGCCGAAGCCGCCGGCCTGCGCCGGGGCGACCTGATCCAGACCCTGGACAGCCAGCCCTACCGGTACGAGGTGCTGCGCCAGGCCCGCCTGGACGGACGCACCATCCGCCTCGGCATCGATCGGCAGGGCCAGCGCCTCGACATCACCCTGACCCCCAAAGCCAGCAGCACCCGCGACCTGCCGCGCCTCACCTATACCGGGCCAGGCAACCAGATCGGCGTGCTGCGCATCCCCACCTTCCTGGCCGGCGGGGGCGTCGGCCAGCGCGTGCACGACCTCGTGCATGAAGCCCAGGCGCACAATGCCAAGGGCCTGGTCATCGATCTGCGCGGCGACACCGGCGGCAGCCTCACCGAATGTGACAGCGCCGTCAGCGCTTTCGTGCCCACCTTCACCCGCATCGCCCGCACCAGCGACGGCGACCTGCGCACGCGTGTCCGGGGCGGCGTGCGCCTCGAAGATACCCGTCCCCCCAGCAGCATCCGCAACGCCGCCCTGTGGACTGGTCCCGTCGCCGTTCTGGTTGACCGCAACAGCGCCTCATGCAGTGAATTCTTCGCCTTTGAAGTGCAGTACCGCAAGCGCGGCCCCGTGATCGGTGAGGAAACCGCCGGCGTCGGCAACACCGCCACCCGCGTTTTTGAACTCCTGAACAGCGCCGCCCTGCAACTGACCATCACCAATTATGTGAAACCCGACGGTACCCCTTACCCTACGCGCATTACGCCGAACCCACTGCGGGCCTTCACGGAAGACGACACGCGCCGCCTCACCCGCGGCGAAGATACCGGTCTGAGCCTGGCCCTGAGCGCCCTGACCAGTGCCCCCAGCCTCAGCGCCGACGACCTGAACTGA
- a CDS encoding GNAT family N-acetyltransferase has translation MEHALTVRVLEPHESQVLSNVAAGVFDGPIRPESLTDFFSDSRHHLAVALAGEVVVGMASGFHYAQPDKRPELFINEVGVADAYQGQGLGKKLVQAMLAQAKMLGCGAAWVLTEQDNAAARRLYASCGAEEQPGVVMALFELA, from the coding sequence ATGGAACATGCACTGACGGTTCGCGTCCTGGAGCCCCATGAGTCCCAGGTATTGTCTAATGTGGCGGCTGGTGTGTTCGATGGGCCGATTCGCCCGGAGTCGCTGACGGATTTTTTCTCTGATTCGCGTCATCACCTCGCCGTGGCGTTGGCTGGTGAGGTGGTCGTGGGCATGGCGAGCGGTTTTCACTACGCGCAGCCGGACAAGCGGCCCGAACTGTTCATCAACGAGGTGGGCGTGGCGGACGCCTACCAGGGGCAGGGGCTGGGGAAAAAACTGGTGCAGGCCATGCTGGCGCAGGCAAAAATGCTGGGGTGCGGGGCGGCGTGGGTGCTGACTGAGCAGGACAACGCGGCGGCCCGTCGCCTGTACGCCAGTTGCGGCGCCGAGGAGCAACCGGGGGTAGTGATGGCGTTATTCGAGCTTGCGTAA
- the prfA gene encoding peptide chain release factor 1 yields the protein MSGRLEELAAEFGMVERALGDPAALADSREYARLTRRHRELLPLVTLLREQDSLSADLPGARELLADPDMRELAEGEVRSLEARLREIAEELEVLLLPTDPDDAKNAILELRAGAGGAEAGLFVMDLLRMYTRYAEGGNLKINVLDANESDLGGASKVVAEITGEFAYRAFKWERGVHRVQRVPATESQGRIHTSTVTVAVLPEVEPGEFHLDLNEVRFDVFRSQGAGGQGVNTTDSAVRAVYRPGTPDEIIVVCQDGRSQIKNKEKAIQVLTTRLAEKERAEREAKERSDRAAQVGTGDRSEKIRTYNYPQNRVTDHRLEGDNKNHPLDSVIEGHLAPVVAALARDEKERQLIAMSAEAGGPQHGAA from the coding sequence GTGAGTGGCCGCCTGGAGGAACTGGCGGCGGAATTCGGCATGGTGGAGCGGGCGCTGGGCGACCCGGCGGCGCTGGCCGATTCCCGCGAGTACGCCCGCCTGACCCGCCGTCACCGCGAGCTTCTGCCGCTGGTGACGCTGCTGCGCGAGCAGGACAGCCTGAGCGCTGACCTGCCCGGCGCCCGCGAACTGCTGGCCGACCCGGACATGCGCGAGCTGGCCGAGGGTGAAGTGCGAAGTCTCGAGGCCCGCTTGCGTGAAATCGCGGAGGAACTGGAGGTGCTGCTGCTGCCCACCGATCCGGACGACGCGAAGAACGCCATTCTGGAACTGCGTGCCGGGGCAGGCGGGGCGGAGGCGGGGCTGTTCGTCATGGACTTGCTGCGCATGTACACCCGTTACGCCGAAGGCGGAAACCTGAAGATCAACGTTCTGGACGCCAACGAGTCCGATCTGGGCGGCGCAAGCAAGGTGGTGGCGGAGATCACCGGCGAGTTCGCGTACCGGGCCTTCAAGTGGGAGCGGGGCGTTCACCGCGTGCAGCGCGTGCCCGCCACCGAATCGCAGGGGCGCATTCACACCAGCACCGTGACAGTGGCCGTGCTGCCGGAAGTGGAACCGGGTGAATTTCACCTCGACCTGAACGAGGTGAGGTTCGACGTGTTCCGCTCGCAGGGCGCGGGTGGGCAGGGCGTGAACACCACCGACAGTGCCGTGCGGGCCGTTTACCGCCCCGGCACGCCCGACGAGATTATTGTCGTGTGCCAGGATGGCCGGTCACAGATCAAGAACAAGGAAAAGGCCATTCAGGTGCTGACCACGCGCCTGGCCGAGAAGGAACGCGCCGAGCGCGAAGCGAAGGAACGCAGCGACCGCGCCGCGCAGGTGGGCACCGGTGATCGCAGCGAGAAAATCCGCACGTACAACTACCCGCAAAACCGCGTCACGGATCACCGGCTGGAGGGGGACAACAAGAACCATCCCCTCGACAGCGTGATCGAGGGTCACCTCGCGCCCGTCGTGGCCGCCCTGGCGCGTGACGAGAAGGAGCGGCAACTGATCGCCATGTCCGCCGAGGCAGGAGGCCCCCAGCATGGCGCGGCGTGA
- a CDS encoding c-type cytochrome yields the protein MHRAVVALLFAAGVASAAPAPNGKLIYTASCAGCHGLKGEGGTGGLSPNMKATQKASFTLFRRAMQQGIGFAGQKFQPVMPTFGKTGLATAYGKRPTGKAPSETELKALYRYIRTLPVK from the coding sequence ATGCACCGTGCTGTCGTGGCTTTGCTGTTCGCCGCTGGCGTGGCGAGTGCCGCCCCTGCCCCCAACGGAAAATTGATCTACACAGCCAGTTGCGCCGGGTGTCACGGCCTGAAAGGCGAGGGCGGTACGGGCGGCCTGTCCCCGAACATGAAAGCGACGCAGAAGGCCTCTTTCACGCTGTTCAGGCGGGCCATGCAACAAGGCATCGGGTTTGCCGGCCAGAAATTTCAGCCGGTGATGCCCACCTTCGGGAAGACCGGACTGGCCACCGCTTACGGCAAACGCCCAACCGGAAAAGCGCCCAGCGAGACGGAGTTGAAAGCACTTTACCGGTACATCAGGACGCTGCCTGTCAAGTAA
- a CDS encoding transposase, whose translation MVTNRPRVPQVVRQFGRRRWKIEALFKTLKSRFALGKFGQKTKQGVLRFLCLSFAAFLLCHLEFLDELTSGAEYSAPDWGKLAQQVKHRLLGWVRLVEIEVERQQILAVLDEEKRDAA comes from the coding sequence GTGGTCACGAACCGTCCAAGAGTTCCGCAGGTCGTCAGGCAGTTTGGGCGACGCCGCTGGAAGATCGAGGCCCTGTTCAAAACACTGAAGAGTCGGTTTGCGCTGGGAAAATTTGGCCAGAAGACGAAACAAGGCGTGCTGCGATTCTTGTGTTTGAGCTTCGCAGCGTTTCTGTTGTGCCATCTGGAATTTCTGGATGAACTCACGTCAGGCGCCGAATATTCGGCGCCTGACTGGGGGAAACTGGCACAACAGGTCAAACACAGATTGCTTGGCTGGGTTCGCCTGGTCGAGATTGAAGTGGAAAGACAGCAGATTTTAGCCGTATTGGACGAGGAAAAGCGTGATGCCGCTTAA
- a CDS encoding phosphopentomutase: MLVTIVVLDSVGMGELADAANFSDAGAHTINHIMEKSPTPLPNLSGLGLGRLKGVNTSDTTISGTARVAGGYGRMREVSPGKDTSTGHWEFMGVQLEHPFQIFPDGFPPEVMEKFDAATGRGHLCNKPYSGTEVIKDYGPEHVKTGNPIVYTSGDSVFQIAAHEDVVPLEQLYQWCQAARDILQGQYAVARVIARPFKGEFPFERVNEHRKDYSLEPPRTVLNAVKDTGQQVVGIGKIPDIFAHQGFTEEIHTDNNLDGVQKTVARMRKAAQSGESGLIFTNLVDFDAKFGHRRDPAGYAGSLAEFDRVLPDLLAAVPQDGLLLIISDHGNDPTWHGTDHTREHGLLLAYRPGVGEIDLGDRETFADVGATVADALGATWEGPGESFWKHLN, from the coding sequence ATGCTTGTCACGATTGTGGTTCTGGATTCGGTGGGGATGGGTGAACTGGCCGACGCGGCAAATTTCAGCGACGCCGGGGCGCACACCATCAACCACATCATGGAGAAGTCGCCCACGCCCCTGCCGAACCTGTCCGGGCTGGGGCTGGGCCGCCTGAAAGGCGTGAACACGTCCGACACGACCATCAGCGGCACCGCCAGAGTGGCGGGCGGCTACGGGCGCATGCGCGAGGTCAGCCCCGGCAAGGACACCAGCACCGGCCACTGGGAGTTCATGGGCGTGCAACTCGAACACCCCTTCCAGATTTTCCCCGACGGGTTCCCGCCCGAAGTCATGGAGAAATTCGACGCCGCCACCGGGCGCGGTCACCTGTGCAACAAACCGTACAGCGGCACTGAAGTCATCAAGGATTACGGCCCGGAACACGTAAAAACAGGGAACCCCATCGTATACACCAGTGGGGACAGCGTGTTCCAGATCGCCGCGCACGAGGACGTCGTGCCGCTGGAGCAGCTTTACCAGTGGTGCCAGGCCGCCCGCGACATTCTGCAAGGCCAGTACGCCGTGGCCCGCGTGATTGCCCGCCCGTTCAAGGGGGAATTCCCGTTCGAGCGCGTGAACGAGCACCGCAAGGACTACAGCCTGGAACCCCCACGTACCGTCCTGAACGCCGTGAAAGACACCGGGCAGCAGGTCGTGGGCATCGGCAAGATTCCGGACATCTTCGCGCATCAGGGCTTCACCGAGGAAATCCACACCGACAACAACCTGGACGGTGTGCAGAAAACGGTTGCCCGCATGAGGAAGGCCGCGCAAAGTGGCGAGTCGGGCCTGATCTTCACCAATCTGGTGGATTTCGACGCGAAATTCGGTCACCGCCGCGATCCCGCCGGGTACGCCGGCTCCCTCGCCGAATTCGACCGGGTGCTGCCCGACCTCCTGGCCGCCGTGCCGCAGGATGGCCTGCTGCTGATTATCAGTGACCACGGGAACGACCCCACCTGGCACGGCACCGACCACACCCGCGAACACGGGCTGCTGCTGGCCTACCGCCCCGGCGTGGGCGAAATCGATCTGGGAGACCGCGAAACCTTTGCCGATGTCGGCGCGACCGTCGCGGACGCCCTGGGGGCCACCTGGGAAGGGCCGGGTGAATCGTTCTGGAAGCACCTGAACTGA
- a CDS encoding NAD(P)/FAD-dependent oxidoreductase, with amino-acid sequence MAHFDAVIVGAGPAGLSAALVLGGGRRKVLLLDGGPGRNVRAVAAHGVFTRDCTPPADLKRLGLADLAPYDVTVISSVAREIKPAAGGFTLQVEQAWYFARRVLFATGVRDVLPGIPGLRERWGKLVHHCPYCDGWPNRQARLAVLGSHQEGHHMALSVRAWSDHMTLLTDGPDELTPEQRADLRKLDIDLVDAKIRRFTGTQTLTAHFENRAACTFDALFLNPTQTQNSTLPAGLGCELNDKSRVVVNENGMTSVRGVWAAGDMTGAAQYVVSAAASGHTAAVSLNTTLIHENVRAQGAAFHESPDESAGVGEA; translated from the coding sequence ATGGCACACTTCGACGCCGTGATCGTGGGCGCTGGCCCGGCGGGCCTGAGTGCCGCGCTGGTGCTGGGGGGCGGGCGGCGCAAGGTGCTGCTGCTGGACGGTGGGCCGGGCCGCAACGTTCGCGCGGTCGCCGCGCACGGCGTGTTCACGCGTGACTGTACGCCCCCCGCGGATCTGAAACGCCTGGGCCTGGCCGACCTCGCGCCGTACGACGTGACAGTCATTTCGTCGGTCGCCCGCGAAATCAAACCGGCCGCCGGGGGGTTCACCCTTCAGGTGGAGCAGGCGTGGTACTTCGCCCGCCGCGTGCTGTTCGCCACGGGGGTGCGTGACGTGCTGCCCGGTATTCCCGGCCTGCGCGAACGCTGGGGCAAACTCGTTCACCACTGCCCGTACTGCGACGGCTGGCCTAACCGGCAGGCCAGGCTGGCGGTGCTGGGCAGCCACCAGGAAGGGCACCATATGGCCCTCAGCGTGCGCGCCTGGTCAGACCACATGACCCTGCTCACGGACGGCCCGGACGAACTGACGCCCGAGCAACGCGCCGACCTGCGCAAACTGGACATTGACCTGGTGGACGCGAAAATCAGGCGGTTTACCGGAACGCAGACCCTCACCGCGCACTTCGAGAACCGCGCCGCCTGCACCTTCGACGCCCTTTTCCTGAACCCCACCCAGACGCAGAACAGCACCCTCCCCGCCGGACTGGGCTGCGAACTGAACGACAAGAGCCGCGTGGTCGTGAACGAGAACGGCATGACTTCCGTGCGCGGCGTGTGGGCCGCCGGCGACATGACCGGCGCGGCGCAGTACGTGGTCAGCGCCGCCGCCAGCGGACACACCGCCGCCGTGAGCCTCAACACCACCCTCATCCACGAGAACGTTCGCGCCCAGGGAGCTGCCTTCCACGAGAGCCCCGACGAGAGCGCGGGGGTTGGCGAAGCGTGA
- a CDS encoding HAD hydrolase-like protein: MAGKRRHPPPSPAARLFCHSLCSGNIAKKQAIFPQWVSEAWFVGDSPQNDVWGPQQVGLKTAFLQTGHAPKDEHPEVILGDLREVLSLVT, from the coding sequence ATGGCGGGAAAGCGCCGCCATCCTCCTCCATCTCCCGCAGCGCGTCTTTTCTGCCACTCACTCTGTTCGGGAAATATCGCCAAAAAACAAGCGATATTTCCGCAGTGGGTATCAGAAGCGTGGTTCGTGGGCGACTCGCCACAAAACGACGTGTGGGGGCCGCAGCAGGTGGGGTTAAAAACCGCCTTTCTCCAGACCGGTCACGCCCCCAAGGACGAGCACCCCGAAGTCATCCTGGGTGACCTGCGGGAAGTGCTGTCCCTCGTTACTTGA
- the sdaAA gene encoding L-serine ammonia-lyase, iron-sulfur-dependent, subunit alpha yields MTLEELMNAPAPASAWVLERDCQETGLDPQDIRAEMLRRIGEMRASIQRGLQSDAKSITGMVGWNAKGLWEATDALQSPLLRRVQAYAMAVNEENARMGRIVAAPTAGSAGTIPGALIGVADHLGLPDERLVAPMILAAGVGKAISKRMFISGAAGGCQAEIGSSAAMAAAAIVELLGGTPRAAVHAASLALMNTIGLVCDPVGGYVEVPCVSRNAFFAVHAVSAAQLALAQLESFIPPDEVLGAMASVGRMMPAALRETAEGGLAQTPTGLAVTARMEGKDEGDLPGGMIELPLA; encoded by the coding sequence GTGACCCTTGAAGAACTGATGAATGCCCCCGCGCCCGCCAGCGCCTGGGTGCTGGAGCGCGACTGTCAGGAAACCGGCCTTGACCCGCAGGACATCCGCGCCGAGATGCTGCGCCGCATCGGCGAAATGCGCGCCAGCATCCAACGTGGCCTGCAAAGCGACGCCAAGAGCATCACCGGGATGGTTGGCTGGAATGCCAAGGGTCTGTGGGAGGCTACCGACGCCCTGCAATCGCCCCTGCTCAGGCGTGTGCAGGCCTACGCCATGGCCGTGAACGAGGAGAACGCCCGCATGGGCCGCATCGTCGCCGCACCCACCGCCGGCAGCGCGGGCACCATTCCCGGCGCCCTCATCGGCGTGGCCGACCACCTGGGCCTCCCCGACGAGCGGCTGGTCGCCCCCATGATCCTGGCCGCCGGGGTGGGCAAGGCCATCAGCAAGCGCATGTTCATTTCCGGCGCGGCGGGCGGCTGCCAGGCCGAGATCGGTTCCAGTGCCGCCATGGCCGCCGCCGCCATCGTGGAGCTGCTGGGCGGCACGCCCCGCGCCGCCGTTCACGCCGCCAGCCTGGCCCTGATGAACACCATCGGGCTGGTGTGCGACCCGGTGGGCGGGTACGTGGAAGTGCCGTGTGTCAGTCGCAACGCTTTTTTTGCCGTTCACGCGGTAAGTGCGGCGCAACTGGCCCTGGCGCAACTGGAGAGCTTCATTCCGCCCGACGAGGTGCTGGGCGCCATGGCGTCGGTGGGCCGCATGATGCCCGCTGCCCTGCGCGAAACCGCCGAAGGGGGCCTGGCCCAGACACCCACCGGGCTGGCCGTGACCGCCCGCATGGAGGGCAAAGACGAGGGCGACCTGCCCGGCGGCATGATCGAACTTCCGCTGGCTTGA
- a CDS encoding NUDIX hydrolase, which translates to MARRDLLVAAGILKDRFGRVLLVGNDWQGQGRVRYTLPGGVVEHGETLPEALYREIYEETGLKLTGIKHMAYTMHIEDERRGERAIAVAFEATWEGLLNPADPDGFIVEARFCTVDEAIEKLDSPPMREPLNDYLRTGEPGRFYAFKGWDGRGGLRIPALK; encoded by the coding sequence ATGGCGCGGCGTGACCTTCTGGTTGCGGCCGGCATCCTGAAAGACCGCTTCGGGCGCGTGTTGCTGGTCGGCAATGACTGGCAGGGCCAGGGGCGCGTGCGGTACACCCTGCCCGGTGGGGTGGTCGAGCACGGCGAAACCCTGCCCGAAGCCCTGTACCGCGAAATCTACGAGGAAACCGGCCTGAAACTCACCGGGATCAAGCACATGGCGTACACCATGCACATCGAGGACGAACGCCGCGGCGAACGCGCCATTGCCGTCGCCTTCGAGGCCACCTGGGAAGGCCTGCTGAATCCCGCCGACCCGGACGGCTTCATTGTCGAGGCCCGCTTCTGCACGGTAGACGAGGCCATCGAGAAACTCGATTCACCCCCCATGCGCGAACCCCTCAACGATTACCTGAGAACAGGCGAGCCCGGCCGCTTCTACGCTTTCAAAGGCTGGGACGGGCGGGGCGGCCTGAGGATTCCAGCGTTGAAGTGA
- a CDS encoding LytS/YhcK type 5TM receptor domain-containing protein — MVKVIVLNLSLLIALMYGLSLTYVHPRQFLRQQKLDAHWLLLSLAPILLMNFPITLSEGVFVDLRAVPVVLMALRFSPEWLVAGLLPAIMYRVALGGPGVMTGTISLISVALVGQWLRQQPEVR; from the coding sequence GTGGTCAAAGTCATTGTGCTCAACCTTTCTCTCTTGATCGCGCTGATGTACGGCCTGAGCCTCACTTACGTCCACCCCAGGCAGTTCCTGCGGCAACAGAAGCTGGATGCCCACTGGCTGCTGCTGAGCCTCGCACCGATTCTGTTGATGAACTTTCCTATCACCCTTTCCGAGGGGGTCTTCGTCGATTTGAGGGCCGTGCCGGTGGTGCTGATGGCCCTACGGTTCTCGCCTGAGTGGCTGGTGGCCGGCCTGCTGCCCGCCATCATGTACCGCGTCGCGCTGGGGGGGCCAGGCGTCATGACTGGAACCATCAGCCTGATCAGCGTGGCCCTGGTGGGACAGTGGTTGCGCCAGCAGCCCGAGGTGCGCTAA
- a CDS encoding SDR family oxidoreductase, which yields MTLITGAAGGIGSVLARELAPSHDLILAGRGGQRLDDLCRELKALPLVLNLEQPASLAEAAQSLSRVTNVVHNAGMVELGEVSGQAHEVWTRTLAVNTVAPAELTRVLLPLVRAERGSIVFVNSTAGLSASAGWGSYAASKFALRALADALRAEEAPHGVRVTTVYPSRTATPMQQKVRQQEGQSYDADAYLDAASVAITIAFALNAPRDAVLTDITVRPGPR from the coding sequence GTGACTTTGATAACTGGGGCGGCGGGCGGAATCGGTTCCGTGCTGGCGCGGGAACTGGCGCCGTCGCACGACCTGATTCTGGCGGGCCGGGGCGGTCAGCGGCTGGACGACCTGTGCCGGGAACTGAAAGCCCTGCCGCTGGTGCTGAACCTGGAGCAGCCGGCGTCGTTGGCCGAGGCGGCGCAGTCTCTTTCCCGCGTGACCAACGTGGTGCATAACGCGGGCATGGTGGAACTGGGGGAGGTGTCCGGGCAGGCGCACGAGGTCTGGACGCGCACGCTGGCGGTGAACACGGTGGCCCCGGCCGAGCTGACGCGTGTGCTGCTGCCGCTGGTGCGGGCCGAACGCGGAAGTATCGTCTTCGTGAACAGCACGGCGGGCCTGAGCGCCAGTGCCGGGTGGGGCAGTTACGCCGCCAGCAAGTTTGCCTTGCGTGCCCTGGCCGACGCCCTGCGGGCCGAGGAAGCGCCCCACGGCGTGCGCGTGACCACCGTGTACCCCAGCCGCACCGCCACGCCCATGCAGCAGAAGGTCAGGCAGCAGGAAGGCCAGAGTTACGACGCGGACGCCTATCTTGACGCCGCCAGTGTCGCCATCACCATCGCCTTTGCCCTGAACGCCCCCAGGGACGCCGTACTGACGGACATCACCGTGCGTCCGGGGCCGCGCTGA
- a CDS encoding YqgE/AlgH family protein, protein MSGPLTFLVASPHLRGSLFEGTVILLLEHDQQGAMGLIVNARTNQTVPHFLPDLTPHQEPVWLGGPVDPTLGWCLYPTPVGLRGEIHLVDGLNVSSSMEVLQAVVDGGQPYMLVLGYAGWSAGQLTEEAREGTWVWVEQDTPSLLWDVPAEERWQEALNRLGVNASTIVRGGAQA, encoded by the coding sequence ATGAGTGGCCCACTCACCTTCCTGGTCGCCAGCCCCCACCTGCGCGGCAGCCTCTTCGAGGGCACCGTCATCCTGCTGCTGGAACACGACCAGCAGGGCGCCATGGGCCTGATCGTGAATGCCCGCACCAACCAGACGGTTCCGCATTTCCTGCCCGACCTGACCCCGCACCAGGAGCCCGTGTGGCTGGGCGGCCCGGTCGACCCCACCCTGGGCTGGTGCCTGTACCCCACACCTGTGGGGCTGCGGGGCGAAATTCACCTGGTGGACGGCCTGAACGTCAGTAGCAGCATGGAAGTCCTTCAGGCCGTGGTGGACGGCGGCCAGCCGTACATGCTGGTACTTGGTTACGCCGGCTGGTCTGCCGGACAACTCACCGAGGAAGCGCGCGAAGGCACCTGGGTGTGGGTCGAACAGGACACCCCCAGCCTCCTGTGGGACGTGCCCGCCGAGGAACGCTGGCAGGAGGCCCTGAACCGCCTGGGCGTGAACGCCAGCACCATCGTGCGCGGCGGCGCCCAGGCGTAA
- a CDS encoding GGDEF domain-containing protein: MPLRKVLLALVPNALLLPLHSQDLTLYRTVYLPLLALCALAYVIAAMMLHNRYRLLHLFRLYEEQAHQDVLSTLPNRRQFDLDLYQLAPDDVLCLIDIDHFKVVNDRYGHQVGDEVLKGVAEAIASCLRRHDRAYRHGGEEFAAIFRNAAQADPWTLGERIRKKVGALHFSELGGAGVTVSVGIARANFESPDACFQQVDQNMYAAKQRGRNCTVASQALTPGAPPALSPEPEPYDRSSVPVSQE, translated from the coding sequence GTGCCCCTGCGCAAGGTGCTGCTGGCCCTGGTGCCCAATGCCCTGCTGCTGCCCCTGCACAGCCAAGACCTGACCCTGTACCGGACCGTGTACCTGCCCCTGCTGGCGCTCTGTGCGCTGGCTTACGTCATCGCCGCGATGATGCTGCACAACCGCTACCGGCTACTGCATCTGTTCAGGCTGTACGAGGAACAGGCGCACCAGGACGTGCTTTCTACGCTGCCCAACCGCCGGCAGTTCGATCTGGACTTATATCAGCTCGCGCCAGACGACGTGCTGTGTCTCATCGACATCGACCACTTCAAGGTGGTCAACGACCGCTACGGCCACCAGGTGGGCGACGAGGTGCTCAAGGGTGTGGCCGAGGCCATCGCCAGTTGCCTGCGCCGCCATGACCGCGCTTACCGTCACGGTGGGGAAGAGTTCGCCGCCATTTTCCGCAACGCTGCTCAGGCCGACCCGTGGACGCTGGGCGAACGCATCCGGAAGAAAGTCGGCGCCCTGCACTTCAGTGAACTGGGCGGCGCGGGCGTCACCGTCTCGGTGGGCATCGCGCGGGCCAATTTCGAGTCGCCCGACGCGTGTTTCCAGCAGGTCGATCAGAACATGTACGCCGCCAAACAACGGGGCCGCAACTGTACCGTGGCCAGCCAGGCGCTTACCCCCGGCGCCCCACCGGCCCTGTCCCCTGAACCCGAACCATACGACCGCTCCTCCGTTCCGGTTTCCCAGGAGTAA